A genomic window from Vitis riparia cultivar Riparia Gloire de Montpellier isolate 1030 chromosome 18, EGFV_Vit.rip_1.0, whole genome shotgun sequence includes:
- the LOC117905412 gene encoding probable alkaline/neutral invertase B: MSPVPMDVYSNGNVKNLETASTTVQIDDSDFLRLLDRPRPISIERNRSFEEKSFNELSSTLSPLLFHRNVEKNSFHIFDLLDHTFSPVRSSLNTPRSNHCFEPHPVFTDAWEALRRSLVYFRGQPVGTIAAIDHSSDELNYDQVFVRDFVPSALAFLMNGEPEIVKNFILKTLRLQSWEKKVDQFKLGEGVMPASFKVFHDPVRNYETLIADFGESAIGRVAPVDSGFWWIILLRAYTKSTGDSSLAEMPECQRGMRLILSLCLSEGFDTYPTLLCADGCCMIDRRMGVYGYPIEIQALFFMALRCALLLLKQDDKGKEFVELISKRLHALSYHMQSYFWLDIKQLNDIYRYKTEEYSHTAVNKFNVMPDSLPDWVFDFMPSRGGYFIGNVSPAKMDFRWFCLGNCVAILSSLATPEQSSAIMDLIESRWQELVGEMPLKICYPAFESHEWRIVTGCDPKNTRWSYHNGGSWPVLIWLLTAACIKTGRPQIARRAIELAESRLLKDNWPEYYDGKLGRYIGKQARKFQTWSIAGYLVAKMMLDDPSHLGMISLEEDKQLKPLFKRSLSWSH; this comes from the exons CCCATGGATGTGTATTCAAATGGAAATGTGAAAAATCTTGAGACAGCATCCACCACTGTTCAAATTGATGACTCTGATTTTTTGAGGTTATTGGACAGACCCAGACCCATCAGCATAGAAAGGAATAGATCATTTGAAGAGAAGTCATTCAATGAATTGTCTTCCACTCTATCGCCCCTTCTTTTTCATAGAAATGTGGAGAAGAACTCCTTCCACATATTTGACCTTCTTGATCACACATTTTCTCCTGTTAGGTCCAGTTTGAACACACCCAGATCAAACCATTGCTTTGAGCCACATCCTGTGTTCACTGATGCATGGGAGGCTTTGAGGCGTTCACTGGTTTACTTCCGTGGACAACCGGTTGGGACCATCGCTGCGATCGACCATTCTTCTGATGAACTTAACTATGATCAG GTGTTTGTGAGAGACTTTGTCCCTAGTGCTTTGGCTTTCTTGATGAATGGAGAACCTGAAATAGTTAAGAATTTCATCTTGAAAACTCTTCGTCTCCAATCATGGGAGAAAAAGGTTGACCAGTTCAAGCTAGGAGAAGGAGTAATGCCAGCAAGCTTTAAAGTATTTCACGACCCTGTGAGGAACTATGAGACCCTAATTGCAGATTTTGGCGAGAGTGCAATTGGAAGAGTGGCGCCTGTTGATTCTGGATTTTGGTGGATCATATTACTTCGTGCCTATACAAAGTCCACAGGGGACTCTTCCTTAGCTGAGATGCCTGAGTGCCAAAGGGGCATGCGTCTTATCCTGAGTCTATGTCTTTCAGAAGGCTTTGATACATATCCAACTCTTCTCTGTGCTGATGGCTGTTGTATGATTGACCGCAGAATG GGTGTATATGGGTATCCTATTGAAATACAAGCACTTTTCTTTATGGCTTTAAGATGTGCATTGCTTTTGCTTAAGCAAGATGATAAGGGCAAGGAGTTCGTGGAGCTAATATCTAAACGCCTCCATGCTTTAAGCTACCACATGCAAAGCTACTTTTGGCTGGACATAAAGCAGCTCAATGATATATATCGGTATAAAACAGAGGAGTACTCTCATACAGCAGTTAATAAATTCAATGTAATGCCCGATTCTCTTCCGGATTGGGTGTTTGATTTCATGCCAAGTCGTGGTGGTTACTTCATCGGAAATGTAAGTCCTGCGAAAATGGATTTCCGTTGGTTTTGCCTGGGAAATTGTGTTGCAATCTTGTCGTCTTTGGCAACTCCTGAGCAATCTTCAGCCATCATGGATCTTATTGAATCACGCTGGCAAGAGTTGGTTGGAGAAATGCCACTTAAGATCTGTTATCCAGCCTTTGAAAGTCATGAATGGAGAATTGTCACTGGCTGTGACCCTAAGAATACAAGGTGGAGTTACCACAATGGCGGATCCTGGCCAG TGCTTATATGGCTTCTTACCGCCGCATGTATTAAGACTGGACGTCCACAGATTGCAAGACGAGCCATTGAACTAGCTGAGAGCCGGTTGTTAAAAGATAACTGGCCGGAGTATTATGATGGCAAACTTGGTCGGTATATTGGAAAGCAGGCTCGTAAGTTCCAGACCTGGTCCATTGCTGGCTACTTGGTGGCTAAGATGATGCTTGATGATCCATCTCATTTGGGCATGATATCTCTGGAAGAAGATAAACAGCTGAAGCCCCTTTTTAAAAGATCCTTGTCATGGTCCCATTGA